In Streptococcus parasuis, the following proteins share a genomic window:
- a CDS encoding InlB B-repeat-containing protein yields the protein MMNWIKKYLVFLAEKKNKILLVLVAIVLFCTIYALILPALSMDETIAVNQNGVELLEGTSIDSKQTIELQETTEKLHVGEDKTEDTISVAETITSLTETESDSDSGQTFTQEAQLNTPEAIEKSSSNPVTFFTGKLIHEGLDYWVEVDVSEESQLPSGTELIVKELPSNDESYKEYLDKTKKQVTNATLVYARFFDISFYLKGEEIEPAEAVTVTIKYSTPFDIGRDTEIVAIHFDDEKNANQISVESDVHSSDKFSEVTFDTGDFSVYGVLGIEKLQARSIPVEGKEYYEVKFVYKDVDNCEQVVTSKLIEVTEQSIIGSLPQAPFKTGYRFINWVKRGSNQVITPETLVTNDMIVEAHFEIISIYTITINYYYYNKELSKEIIFDTAIFQKEDRDMPFSHLPHTSTKVTPQNDNTLPADATYYPEWSIIKILREELVEKDLADGLLDNKITINIQYVPYTAEFDYVYMLKDLDGNDYSKIETVHAYGVLGSTVSPQVLTYPYATFEHTEATEITQASGQKLYVYYRRNRFTLTYNSNGGDYVNQQTGQYGSQVPISSSIPTRTGYDFAGWYDNPQLNGSPVTDTVTLDKDRTLYAKWTGKTVKYTVVYLKEIYDNATASTHYDYERSAVQEAKVGSTVYASSANGIDLGQAYEENAALNADSTVEILADGSSVLKVYYKLKLFTFVFNLNQYWGCIRMNGTVYTGSDYRISNVVLGQDISSRWPSGTEQVYATSGRKKFDSWDHPGLSEHFKTKRFEVTEDMLRGADPSNQIIMTGNWSDNMISKSVEYYLQSADNPRTYIKSDTYSQTFYQRENVLLNAKDIKGFDHLTNTPSGYRPSEGYIYRFYYNRKKYTIDYYFGSQKLKTEEVKFDANLNTSYYNYTPNRPTGMDEDYTWGGWCADSELLTPYTFVTMPDHNVILYAKWVVPTFTVFFETNGGAQHFPTQTVEKHRQISYPGNPTRDDYDFVGWYTHPTGGERYDWLKPVTANITLYARWKLKPLTYIVRYLEEGSNNPLSVEKVETSPAFSFGQEIKESALGIVGYRPYEREKKFTLNNNNQMITFYYTKKSPKITYKIRYVSAINESIEVAPTIEREVDGNTIEALEKAVPVDKSHMQGQEHVTAEMVNLDYYPLTDVESTVLSATDTENVITFKYASYDTAQITINYLDMDGQAIPGQESVTILQKKPSYYLVHRKLLDGYQFHHSMDNHGQENLQFYNIDGSQHQSWVINLYYKKTITLTANSKSKVYDGLALTSSDLGDLQMNYQDYLMKDDRIVSVEFEGSQTDVGLSAIIPKNADIKDINDVNRTYYYDIQYETGNLEVTKRPLIVTVTGENKEKIYDGQPETITYSVAFIDETGKYTDSDYAYIGQEVDQQLIKTDAGNYSLNLQHKFINNNHNFDVEFIVIDGRLNIKQRLITLRSEDGIKPYDGSILKKTSVKVIDMDDPTTTGFAEGESFIYSVTGSQMVPGSSLNTYTYAPSPSTKLENYVVIQEEGILKVIPTVNLQKTDSQWKPLAGGQFTLTKWDGNHWSAITDLSNLIISTTEGVSVHGLEAGLYRINEQAAPEGYIVLDVPLFFKVLEEVEGEGHTRYVVLVTNEAGEPIESSVAKLQVSENGEVFSHRIQIANEPGQALPNTGGIGKEFYIWCGLIILLSCLFSTVYMKYKWERRSGDY from the coding sequence ATGATGAATTGGATAAAAAAGTATCTTGTTTTTCTGGCTGAAAAGAAAAATAAAATATTATTGGTTTTGGTCGCAATTGTTCTATTTTGTACCATCTACGCATTGATTCTTCCAGCACTATCCATGGATGAAACAATTGCTGTTAACCAAAATGGTGTAGAACTCCTTGAGGGAACTAGTATTGATTCAAAACAAACAATAGAATTGCAAGAAACAACAGAAAAATTACACGTTGGCGAAGACAAAACAGAAGATACCATTTCCGTGGCTGAAACCATCACTTCTTTGACAGAAACTGAAAGTGACAGTGACAGTGGTCAAACATTTACCCAAGAAGCACAATTGAATACGCCAGAAGCTATTGAGAAATCATCGAGTAATCCAGTTACTTTTTTTACAGGGAAGCTTATCCATGAAGGTTTAGATTATTGGGTTGAAGTTGATGTGTCTGAAGAGTCTCAGTTGCCAAGTGGTACCGAATTGATTGTTAAAGAACTTCCATCAAATGATGAATCTTATAAAGAATACTTAGATAAGACTAAGAAGCAGGTGACAAATGCCACTTTAGTTTATGCTCGGTTTTTTGACATTTCATTTTATTTAAAAGGAGAAGAAATAGAGCCTGCTGAGGCTGTTACTGTGACGATTAAATACAGCACTCCATTTGATATAGGGAGGGACACCGAAATTGTTGCGATTCATTTTGATGATGAGAAAAATGCAAATCAAATATCGGTTGAATCGGATGTACATTCGAGTGATAAGTTTTCTGAAGTTACTTTTGATACAGGTGATTTTTCAGTTTATGGAGTTTTAGGAATTGAAAAACTACAAGCTCGTTCCATTCCTGTAGAGGGGAAGGAATACTATGAAGTAAAATTTGTTTATAAGGATGTCGATAATTGTGAGCAAGTGGTGACGTCTAAATTAATAGAAGTAACAGAGCAATCAATTATAGGGTCATTGCCACAAGCACCGTTTAAAACAGGCTATCGTTTTATCAATTGGGTGAAACGGGGCAGTAACCAAGTGATTACTCCAGAAACTTTGGTGACAAATGACATGATTGTGGAGGCTCATTTTGAGATTATTTCCATTTATACAATTACTATCAATTATTACTATTACAACAAAGAATTATCAAAAGAAATCATCTTTGATACAGCAATTTTCCAAAAAGAAGATAGGGATATGCCTTTTAGTCATCTGCCACATACTTCTACAAAAGTGACACCACAAAATGATAATACTTTACCAGCGGATGCTACCTATTATCCTGAATGGTCAATCATTAAAATATTGAGAGAAGAGCTTGTAGAAAAGGATTTGGCTGATGGTCTTCTGGATAATAAAATAACGATTAATATCCAGTATGTACCCTATACAGCTGAATTTGACTATGTATATATGCTCAAGGATTTAGATGGCAATGACTATTCGAAAATTGAAACGGTCCATGCATACGGAGTACTAGGTTCAACTGTTAGTCCCCAAGTTTTGACTTATCCATATGCTACATTTGAACATACGGAAGCGACTGAAATTACACAAGCAAGTGGTCAAAAACTATATGTTTATTATCGTCGCAATCGGTTTACTCTAACTTACAATAGTAATGGTGGTGACTATGTCAATCAGCAAACAGGTCAGTATGGCAGTCAGGTGCCTATTTCTTCAAGTATCCCGACTCGCACAGGATATGATTTTGCGGGGTGGTATGATAATCCACAGTTGAATGGTTCACCTGTAACTGATACGGTCACACTGGATAAAGATCGCACCCTTTATGCTAAGTGGACAGGTAAGACTGTGAAATACACAGTAGTCTATTTAAAAGAAATCTATGATAATGCTACAGCAAGTACTCATTATGATTATGAACGGTCAGCTGTTCAGGAGGCGAAAGTTGGGTCGACTGTTTATGCTAGTTCGGCAAATGGCATAGATTTGGGTCAAGCATATGAGGAAAATGCAGCTTTGAATGCAGATTCAACAGTTGAAATCCTTGCGGATGGTTCTTCGGTCTTAAAAGTCTATTACAAGTTGAAATTATTTACATTTGTATTTAACCTCAATCAATATTGGGGGTGTATTCGAATGAACGGAACGGTCTATACCGGTTCTGATTATCGAATTTCTAATGTTGTTTTAGGCCAGGACATTTCAAGTAGGTGGCCGAGTGGTACTGAGCAGGTATATGCGACTTCTGGTAGAAAAAAATTTGATTCTTGGGATCATCCAGGTTTAAGTGAGCATTTTAAAACCAAGCGGTTTGAAGTGACTGAGGATATGCTTCGAGGAGCAGATCCTTCAAATCAAATTATCATGACAGGAAATTGGAGTGATAATATGATTTCTAAATCTGTAGAGTATTATCTGCAATCGGCTGATAATCCTAGAACTTACATCAAATCAGATACCTATAGCCAGACTTTTTATCAACGTGAAAATGTTTTGTTAAATGCTAAGGATATAAAAGGATTCGATCACTTAACAAATACTCCTTCGGGTTATAGACCTTCGGAGGGCTACATTTATCGTTTTTACTACAATCGTAAAAAATATACTATTGATTACTATTTCGGTAGTCAGAAGTTGAAAACTGAAGAGGTTAAATTTGATGCAAATCTGAACACCTCATATTATAATTACACTCCAAATCGCCCAACAGGAATGGATGAAGATTACACATGGGGAGGATGGTGTGCAGATTCTGAATTGTTAACACCATATACCTTTGTAACCATGCCTGATCATAACGTGATACTTTATGCCAAATGGGTTGTTCCGACCTTTACGGTATTTTTTGAAACGAACGGAGGTGCTCAACATTTTCCGACCCAGACCGTCGAAAAACACAGACAAATAAGCTATCCTGGAAATCCAACACGTGATGATTATGATTTTGTTGGTTGGTACACTCATCCAACGGGTGGTGAACGGTATGATTGGCTGAAACCAGTCACAGCAAATATTACATTATACGCAAGATGGAAGTTAAAACCGTTGACTTATATTGTGAGGTACTTAGAAGAAGGAAGTAATAATCCCTTATCTGTAGAAAAAGTTGAAACAAGCCCTGCCTTTAGCTTTGGTCAAGAAATCAAGGAGTCAGCACTTGGAATTGTCGGCTACCGTCCATATGAGCGTGAGAAGAAGTTTACGTTGAACAATAATAACCAAATGATTACTTTCTACTATACAAAAAAATCACCAAAAATTACTTATAAAATACGTTATGTTTCAGCAATTAACGAGTCAATTGAGGTAGCACCTACAATTGAAAGAGAAGTAGATGGTAATACGATTGAAGCTCTTGAAAAGGCAGTTCCTGTAGATAAAAGCCATATGCAAGGACAAGAGCATGTTACAGCTGAAATGGTTAATCTCGACTATTATCCATTGACAGATGTTGAGAGTACGGTCTTATCAGCAACGGACACTGAAAACGTTATTACGTTTAAATACGCTAGTTATGATACTGCACAAATTACAATTAATTATTTAGATATGGATGGACAGGCGATTCCAGGTCAGGAATCTGTGACAATTCTTCAGAAGAAACCAAGTTATTATCTTGTTCATCGCAAGCTGTTAGACGGTTATCAGTTCCATCATTCTATGGATAATCATGGGCAAGAGAATCTTCAATTCTATAACATTGATGGTAGTCAACATCAATCTTGGGTTATCAATCTATATTACAAAAAAACTATTACTCTAACAGCTAACAGTAAATCTAAGGTTTATGATGGATTGGCACTAACTAGTAGTGATTTAGGAGACCTTCAAATGAACTATCAAGATTACTTGATGAAGGATGATCGGATAGTCTCAGTTGAATTTGAAGGTAGTCAGACTGATGTAGGATTAAGTGCCATTATCCCTAAGAATGCCGATATTAAGGATATTAATGATGTTAATCGGACTTACTATTATGATATTCAGTATGAAACAGGGAATCTGGAAGTTACGAAGAGACCGTTGATTGTAACGGTTACAGGAGAAAATAAGGAAAAAATTTATGATGGACAACCAGAAACAATTACCTATAGTGTAGCTTTTATAGATGAAACTGGAAAATATACGGATAGCGATTACGCATATATCGGTCAAGAAGTCGATCAACAACTGATAAAAACAGATGCCGGCAACTACTCACTTAATCTTCAGCATAAATTCATTAATAATAATCATAACTTTGATGTGGAGTTTATTGTTATTGATGGACGTTTGAATATAAAACAACGGTTGATTACGCTTCGTTCAGAGGATGGAATTAAGCCGTATGACGGCAGTATTCTGAAGAAGACATCGGTTAAAGTGATAGATATGGACGATCCCACGACAACAGGATTTGCTGAGGGTGAAAGCTTTATATATTCAGTTACTGGTAGTCAAATGGTACCTGGTTCTTCTTTGAATACCTATACCTACGCACCAAGTCCTTCAACAAAACTTGAGAATTATGTCGTTATACAAGAAGAAGGAATTCTCAAAGTGATACCGACTGTTAACTTACAAAAGACAGATTCTCAATGGAAACCTCTGGCAGGGGGACAATTTACCTTAACTAAATGGGATGGCAATCATTGGTCGGCGATTACTGATTTGTCCAATTTAATCATTTCAACAACAGAAGGGGTTTCCGTTCATGGGTTGGAAGCAGGTTTGTACCGAATCAATGAACAAGCAGCGCCAGAAGGATATATTGTACTTGATGTTCCGTTATTCTTTAAAGTTTTAGAAGAAGTTGAGGGTGAGGGTCATACCAGATATGTGGTTTTGGTAACGAATGAGGCAGGGGAGCCGATCGAGTCTTCAGTTGCGAAATTACAAGTTTCAGAGAACGGGGAGGTATTTAGTCATCGAATCCAAATAGCCAATGAGCCCGGACAGGCTCTACCAAATACAGGTGGAATAGGAAAAGAATTCTATATTTGGTGCGGTCTGATTATACTCTTATCGTGTTTATTTAGCACCGTGTACATGAAGTATAAATGGGAAAGGAGGTCTGGAGACTATTGA
- a CDS encoding SpaA isopeptide-forming pilin-related protein: protein MKKLRKMLSLIIAAVTIVVMVVPVSAKQIVDTGGGGTASITVTNTSQGQTYTLYKLFNATQSEDGISYTVPSGKSIEPTNAWFEVDNAGNVLQKTGANVATDEFKTWAEGFGTNVTSVKATGATVTFDKLAFGYYFIKSSLGAVLTVDSTNPNATVIDKNETEPIIPDGGGKKVQVGANLADTATAKIGEILDFKVTFQATNFITKNGVTTQITKFTIEDVPTALSIQASSISVTVAGSAVTPEIARVDESTGKMTIELKWANSDGSTIYASPAVVEVSYKAIVTKDAQEGTARNQATIKFNDKDLTDEIIVNTYKITLSKVNNAGKTLTGAQFRLYDAEVNGHEIPVVKNDDGTYRVAETGETGVPIDAGTAVIKGLKGNTSYWLEETKAPAGYNRLTSRQEVVLQEEDAEVKIVNQAGTELPSTGAMGTSLLYIIGTVLALGSAVLLVSKRRMQNQ, encoded by the coding sequence ATGAAAAAGTTAAGAAAAATGCTATCCCTCATAATAGCAGCAGTAACGATAGTTGTCATGGTAGTACCTGTAAGTGCTAAACAAATAGTAGATACTGGTGGAGGCGGAACGGCATCTATTACAGTTACCAATACTTCCCAAGGTCAGACTTATACACTCTATAAGTTATTTAATGCCACTCAAAGTGAAGATGGTATTTCCTACACAGTTCCGAGTGGTAAGTCAATAGAGCCAACCAATGCTTGGTTTGAAGTAGATAATGCGGGAAATGTCTTGCAAAAGACAGGTGCAAATGTTGCAACAGATGAGTTTAAAACTTGGGCAGAAGGGTTTGGTACAAACGTTACTTCTGTTAAAGCAACAGGGGCTACCGTAACATTTGATAAGCTTGCTTTTGGGTACTATTTCATAAAATCATCGCTTGGTGCAGTTTTAACTGTCGACTCAACCAATCCTAATGCAACAGTTATTGATAAAAATGAAACAGAGCCAATTATCCCTGATGGTGGTGGGAAAAAGGTTCAAGTTGGTGCAAATTTAGCAGATACCGCAACAGCAAAAATTGGTGAAATCCTTGATTTCAAAGTGACTTTCCAGGCAACTAACTTTATCACAAAAAATGGAGTGACAACTCAGATTACTAAATTTACCATCGAGGACGTTCCGACGGCTTTATCTATTCAAGCATCATCTATTAGTGTAACTGTTGCTGGATCAGCTGTGACGCCGGAAATTGCAAGAGTAGATGAGTCAACCGGAAAAATGACTATTGAACTTAAATGGGCAAATTCAGATGGTAGTACTATTTATGCTTCACCAGCAGTAGTTGAAGTGAGCTATAAGGCTATTGTCACAAAGGATGCGCAAGAAGGGACAGCTAGAAACCAAGCAACTATTAAATTTAATGATAAAGATTTAACAGATGAAATAATTGTTAACACTTATAAAATTACTTTATCTAAAGTAAACAATGCGGGCAAGACCCTAACTGGTGCACAGTTTAGGTTGTATGATGCTGAAGTCAATGGTCATGAAATACCGGTTGTGAAAAACGACGATGGAACGTACCGTGTGGCTGAAACAGGTGAAACTGGGGTTCCCATTGATGCAGGAACTGCAGTTATCAAGGGGCTAAAAGGCAATACTAGTTATTGGTTGGAAGAAACAAAGGCACCTGCAGGATACAATAGATTAACTAGTCGTCAAGAAGTAGTTTTGCAAGAGGAAGATGCGGAAGTGAAAATTGTTAACCAAGCAGGAACAGAATTACCATCGACTGGTGCGATGGGAACCTCTTTGCTCTACATAATTGGAACTGTTTTAGCACTGGGTTCAGCAGTTCTACTTGTATCAAAACGACGGATGCAAAATCAGTAA
- a CDS encoding class C sortase, with the protein MAGKKLFSVWLTIGFLSGLLLLLYPSFSDYWNSFHQSQAIMSYAENVSQMTEEDYKSFFKQAHEYNQTIAKQVVSLKLNDGDRERYQSQLNINGDGIMGYISIPKIDVKLSIHHGTDDAVLQTAVGHVEGTSLPIGGKGTHSVLSAHRGLPSAKLFTELDQLKEGDLFTLHILNETLTYEVDQIRVVFPTNLTDLAMVNDEDYCTLVTCTPYGINTHRLLVRGHRISNVNGDVKLVADALQIKPFLVAPILAIPVLLGLILFIYVSTSSFIQKRKVNFEEYGGLNYRMDTLHAQVVSALEEDIKKEKTLRSENE; encoded by the coding sequence ATGGCTGGAAAAAAATTGTTTTCTGTCTGGTTGACAATTGGTTTTTTATCAGGTCTCCTTTTGCTACTCTATCCTTCCTTTAGTGATTACTGGAATTCCTTTCACCAATCTCAAGCTATCATGTCCTATGCTGAAAATGTTTCTCAGATGACCGAGGAAGATTATAAGTCTTTCTTCAAACAAGCACATGAATATAACCAAACGATTGCTAAGCAAGTAGTGAGTTTAAAATTGAATGATGGGGATCGAGAGAGGTATCAATCACAGTTAAATATTAACGGTGATGGTATTATGGGGTATATATCCATTCCAAAAATTGATGTGAAACTAAGTATTCATCATGGAACAGATGATGCGGTACTCCAAACTGCGGTTGGTCACGTAGAAGGTACTTCGCTTCCTATTGGGGGGAAAGGGACCCACTCAGTGCTCTCAGCACACAGAGGACTTCCTTCTGCTAAACTTTTTACAGAGTTAGATCAATTAAAAGAGGGAGATTTATTTACACTACACATATTAAATGAGACCTTGACATATGAGGTTGATCAAATAAGAGTTGTTTTTCCGACAAATTTAACCGATTTGGCGATGGTGAATGATGAGGATTATTGTACGTTGGTAACTTGTACTCCTTACGGGATTAATACTCACCGACTGCTGGTTCGTGGTCATCGTATTTCTAATGTCAATGGGGATGTGAAGCTTGTAGCAGATGCTTTACAAATTAAGCCATTTCTTGTAGCACCGATTTTAGCGATACCTGTTTTGCTTGGTTTGATTTTGTTTATCTATGTTTCGACCAGTTCATTTATCCAAAAGCGGAAAGTAAATTTTGAAGAATATGGTGGGCTAAATTATAGAATGGACACACTTCATGCACAGGTAGTATCTGCTTTGGAAGAGGATATAAAGAAAGAAAAGACTTTGAGGAGTGAAAATGAATAG
- the rimP gene encoding ribosome maturation factor RimP — MSSIIDLVTAAITPAIQAPYELVDVEYGKMGGDYVLSIFVDKEGGISLQDTADLSEVISPILDTIKPDPFPEQYMLEVTSPGLERPLKTADAVEKAVGKYIHVKLYQAIDKIKVFEGTLLSFDGTDLIMEYMDKTRKKEVTIPYQTVAKARLAVKL, encoded by the coding sequence ATGTCATCAATTATTGATTTGGTCACAGCAGCAATTACCCCCGCAATTCAAGCTCCATATGAGTTGGTAGATGTGGAATATGGTAAGATGGGCGGTGACTACGTTTTATCTATTTTTGTCGATAAAGAGGGGGGGATTTCTCTTCAAGATACGGCAGATTTGTCAGAAGTCATTAGTCCAATTTTGGATACGATTAAGCCGGACCCATTTCCGGAGCAGTATATGTTGGAAGTAACAAGTCCAGGTTTGGAACGTCCTTTAAAAACGGCAGATGCTGTTGAAAAGGCAGTTGGAAAGTACATCCATGTCAAGCTCTATCAGGCAATTGATAAAATCAAGGTTTTCGAAGGGACTTTGCTCTCCTTTGATGGAACAGACCTAATTATGGAATATATGGATAAAACCCGCAAGAAGGAAGTGACGATTCCTTACCAGACGGTGGCTAAGGCCCGTTTGGCTGTCAAATTGTAA
- the nusA gene encoding transcription termination factor NusA, which yields MSKEMLEAFRILEEDMGINKADIIDAVTESLRSAYKRRYGQSESAVIEFDEKKGDFHVFTVREVVDEVFDSRLEISLKDALAISSAYEMGDKIKFQEDPTEFGRVAAQSAKQTIMEKMRKQKRAITFNTYKQHENEIMSGTVERFDNRFIYVNLGTIEAQLSKQDQIPGEVFQSHDRIEVYVYKVEDNGRGVNVFVSRSHPEMIKRLMEQEIPEVYDGTVEIMSVAREAGDRTKVAVRSHNPNVDAIGTIVGRGGSNIKKITSKFHPARYDAKNDRMIPTEENIDVIEWVADEAEFIYNALAPAEVDQVLFDTEDGKHATVVVPDDKLSLAIGRRGQNVRLAAHLTGFRIDIKSASEYEAFEAEQYATDEVVEEVAEEQE from the coding sequence ATGAGTAAAGAAATGCTAGAAGCCTTCCGTATTTTAGAGGAAGACATGGGTATTAACAAAGCGGACATCATTGATGCTGTAACAGAATCACTTCGTTCAGCTTATAAACGCCGTTATGGTCAATCAGAATCAGCAGTGATTGAATTTGACGAGAAAAAAGGCGATTTCCATGTATTTACTGTTCGTGAAGTAGTAGATGAAGTATTTGATAGCCGACTAGAAATTAGTCTAAAAGATGCCTTGGCTATTTCATCAGCTTATGAAATGGGTGACAAAATTAAATTCCAAGAAGACCCAACGGAATTTGGGCGTGTGGCTGCTCAATCAGCTAAACAAACCATCATGGAAAAAATGCGCAAACAAAAGCGTGCCATTACCTTCAATACTTACAAGCAACATGAAAATGAAATCATGTCAGGTACGGTAGAGCGTTTCGACAATCGCTTTATCTATGTCAACCTTGGTACAATTGAAGCTCAGTTATCAAAACAGGATCAAATTCCTGGTGAGGTTTTCCAATCTCATGATCGCATCGAAGTTTATGTCTATAAGGTAGAAGACAATGGTCGTGGTGTTAACGTATTTGTCAGCCGTAGCCATCCAGAAATGATCAAACGCCTCATGGAACAGGAAATTCCAGAAGTATACGATGGAACAGTTGAAATCATGAGTGTTGCCCGTGAAGCTGGAGACCGTACGAAAGTGGCTGTTCGTAGCCATAATCCAAACGTAGATGCTATTGGTACTATCGTTGGTCGTGGTGGTTCAAATATTAAGAAAATCACCAGTAAGTTCCACCCAGCTCGTTATGATGCTAAGAATGACCGTATGATTCCTACTGAGGAAAATATTGATGTCATCGAGTGGGTAGCTGACGAAGCGGAATTTATCTACAATGCTCTAGCACCTGCTGAAGTTGACCAAGTGTTGTTTGACACGGAAGATGGGAAACATGCGACAGTCGTTGTACCGGATGATAAGTTATCATTGGCAATTGGTCGTCGTGGTCAAAACGTTCGTTTGGCAGCACATTTGACAGGATTCCGTATCGACATCAAGTCAGCATCAGAATACGAAGCATTTGAAGCTGAGCAATATGCGACGGACGAAGTTGTAGAAGAAGTCGCAGAAGAACAAGAATAA
- the rnpM gene encoding RNase P modulator RnpM — MAKARKIPLRKSVVSGEIIDKRDLLRIVKNKEGQVFIDPTGKANGRGAYIKLDNNEASQAKKRRVFDRSFSMEVAEEFYDELIAYVDHKVKRRELGLE; from the coding sequence ATGGCAAAAGCTAGAAAAATACCCTTGCGCAAGTCTGTGGTGTCCGGTGAAATCATCGACAAACGGGATTTGCTCCGTATTGTAAAAAATAAAGAAGGCCAAGTATTTATCGATCCAACAGGCAAGGCAAATGGTCGTGGAGCTTACATCAAGCTTGACAATAATGAGGCAAGCCAAGCTAAGAAACGTCGTGTCTTCGATCGTTCCTTTAGTATGGAAGTAGCTGAGGAGTTTTATGATGAGTTGATTGCCTATGTTGATCATAAGGTCAAGAGGAGAGAACTTGGACTCGAATAA
- a CDS encoding YlxQ-related RNA-binding protein — MLIIRSRGENLDSNKRQKILNLLGLAQRAGRITSGEDLVVEAIQKGQAKLVFLANDAAGNLSKKVTDKSHTYQVEVVTVFSTLELSAAVGKARKVIAVTDAGFTKKMRSIME, encoded by the coding sequence ATGTTGATCATAAGGTCAAGAGGAGAGAACTTGGACTCGAATAAGAGACAGAAAATCTTAAATTTATTGGGATTGGCGCAGCGTGCTGGTCGTATCACCTCTGGTGAGGACTTGGTTGTTGAAGCTATCCAAAAAGGGCAGGCAAAGTTGGTGTTTTTAGCCAACGATGCAGCTGGAAATTTAAGCAAAAAAGTAACAGATAAAAGTCATACCTATCAAGTAGAAGTTGTAACAGTGTTTTCAACACTGGAATTGAGTGCAGCTGTCGGCAAGGCTAGAAAAGTCATTGCAGTGACAGACGCTGGATTTACAAAGAAGATGAGGTCTATTATGGAATAG